TTGATGAATACTTTCAGTTTTTCGACAACAAAAAGGCCGAGGATGAAGTAGAGGCTGTCCGACAGGAGAGAACCGACAACTATGCCAGTTTGACAAGACAGTAGGTGTTTTGATCCTTGCTATTAACTTCTGGCTGATATTTTAGATACTATAATCTTGCAACAGATCTCTACGAATACGGATGGTCTCAGAGTTTTCATTTCTGCCGCTTTGCCTACGGCGAATCCTTTGACCGCGCCATCGCTCGACACGAACACTACCTCGCTCATAACATTGGCATAAAACCTGGTATGAAGGTCCTCGACGTCGGGTGTGGTGTTGGTGGACCAGCTCGAGAGATTGTCAAGTTCACAGGAGCCCATGTGACTGGTCTGAATATCAACGAGTATCAAGTCGGACGTGCCGGTATTTATGCCGAGAAGGAAGGACTCTCTGATAAACTCAAGTTTGTTCAGGGCGACTTTATGGTTAGTTGTCTGTACTATTGGTCAGCTTTGGGTGCTAACAATGATAGAAAATGCCCTTTCCTGATAACTCGTTCGACGCTGTCTATGCTATCGAAGCAACCGTTCACGCACCATCTCTAGAAGGTGTATACAGCGAGATCCGACGTGTCCTCAAACCAGGCGGTATCTTTGGCGTGTATGAGTGGCTCATGACGGATAGTTACGA
This Fusarium poae strain DAOMC 252244 chromosome 3, whole genome shotgun sequence DNA region includes the following protein-coding sequences:
- the ERG4 gene encoding C-24(28) sterol reductase encodes the protein MPNTELISYDEAQNSAFDNVLHGKSKESMGGMRAMMNKDNKAHAAAVDEYFQFFDNKKAEDEVEAVRQERTDNYASLTRQYYNLATDLYEYGWSQSFHFCRFAYGESFDRAIARHEHYLAHNIGIKPGMKVLDVGCGVGGPAREIVKFTGAHVTGLNINEYQVGRAGIYAEKEGLSDKLKFVQGDFMKMPFPDNSFDAVYAIEATVHAPSLEGVYSEIRRVLKPGGIFGVYEWLMTDSYDNDDLEQRRIRLDIELGDGIAQMFKIDHGLSAIKAAGFELLHHEDLAATDDGTAPWYWPLDSDMRYAQNLSDLFTVFRMNKWGRLVMHNLIGVLEACSIAPKGTRKTADGLAKGADALVEGGKRKLFTPMYLMVGKKPEEEI